The bacterium genome contains a region encoding:
- a CDS encoding DUF5677 domain-containing protein, with the protein MRYYNTRDLAKILGYNDDSYIRRLIGEGKLKAEKKGREWVVSEEDASNYRTKNVISTSYKDLFSFNHQLKLLVDDYLEREIRNIGPKDALVAFTLAKSYKTHSAIMALCEGGYGEDASILNRTIFELLITLLYILKDPTDERAYRYYGFDWILREKMFNYAEQKPELLLQLEQRALKPKNGDVSISEVKKMAKQVQDKYKYKGYNWSDKSLGEMAEEVNRSGQYKTMYRLSSQHTHSHARVMNDYVKQTENGFTNFAGISDNWVEEDLVMAFDFFSSIFASASDHYGWKAEKELKPLFDKFLKTMSNVNKEVKNV; encoded by the coding sequence ATGCGATACTATAACACTCGAGACCTTGCGAAGATACTTGGCTATAACGATGATTCTTACATCCGTAGATTAATAGGTGAAGGAAAGTTAAAGGCCGAAAAAAAGGGACGTGAGTGGGTCGTTAGCGAAGAAGATGCGTCTAACTATCGTACAAAAAATGTTATAAGCACTTCCTACAAAGATCTCTTTAGCTTTAACCATCAACTCAAGTTACTGGTAGATGATTATCTCGAAAGGGAAATTCGAAACATAGGACCAAAAGATGCTCTTGTTGCATTCACTTTGGCAAAATCCTATAAAACACATTCAGCTATCATGGCTCTTTGCGAAGGAGGATACGGCGAAGATGCCTCAATCTTGAACAGAACAATATTTGAACTTTTAATTACACTTTTATATATCCTAAAAGACCCTACTGATGAACGAGCATACCGTTATTACGGTTTTGATTGGATATTGAGAGAGAAAATGTTTAATTATGCAGAACAAAAACCAGAACTATTACTTCAACTCGAGCAACGTGCTTTAAAACCAAAAAATGGAGACGTCTCTATTTCTGAAGTTAAAAAAATGGCAAAACAAGTCCAAGATAAATACAAATACAAGGGCTACAACTGGTCTGACAAGTCATTGGGAGAAATGGCAGAAGAGGTTAATCGGAGTGGCCAATATAAAACAATGTACCGTCTCAGCTCTCAACATACACATTCCCATGCGCGAGTGATGAATGATTATGTAAAACAAACTGAAAATGGTTTCACTAATTTTGCAGGTATCTCTGATAATTGGGTCGAAGAAGATCTTGTTATGGCTTTTGATTTCTTTAGTAGTATATTTGCTTCGGCAAGTGATCATTATGGATGGAAGGCTGAAAAGGAGCTCAAACCTCTTTTCGATAAATTTTTAAAAACAATGT
- a CDS encoding SET domain-containing protein-lysine N-methyltransferase → MMQKITIKQSETINGSGVFSKENIKKGEIIEIAPLILLPIKDFKHIKKTNLYYYYFEYTNKHFVIALGTASLYNHSYSPNARYLYDYKNKKLIIKAIKNIKSNSEIFINYNYYPNSKKPLGDWFKKDL, encoded by the coding sequence ATGATGCAAAAAATAACGATCAAACAATCTGAAACAATCAATGGTAGTGGTGTATTCTCAAAAGAAAACATTAAAAAAGGTGAGATAATAGAAATTGCCCCACTTATTTTATTACCTATTAAAGATTTTAAACATATCAAAAAAACTAATCTTTATTACTATTACTTTGAATATACAAATAAACACTTTGTCATAGCTCTAGGAACTGCAAGTTTATATAACCATTCCTATTCACCAAACGCAAGATATTTATATGATTACAAAAACAAGAAATTGATAATTAAAGCTATTAAAAATATAAAAAGTAATTCTGAAATATTTATAAACTACAATTACTATCCAAACAGTAAAAAACCACTAGGGGATTGGTTTAAAAAGGATTTGTGA
- a CDS encoding ATP-grasp domain-containing protein yields MTDQEKIRLPKKVAIVYSDVKREYFKTEEEYVSEEGADIYANDIAKYALNMGIDVVCLPCDESIAANLKKYNPSMILNLVDSVRGESTLGASVIGLYEILNIPYTGSGTLGWSIGTNKYLMYKLLESGGVPVPNHQLFTSHTESIDHNLRYPLFPKLNHEHSSIGVDEDSICRNEKQLRNKLKYLIDKFRQPILVDEFIAGIEVTASVLDGSNTKVYCVQRKTNNDTEGDVVTFNKKWKNWKTIEYIKYEQDNLKEYVRKTFDILKMSDYARIDLRIDASGRIYVIDPNCNPFFGPTKETHATYSIILDMYGVDFTETLKRIFINTIDDAKNNDQTI; encoded by the coding sequence ATGACTGATCAAGAAAAAATAAGATTACCTAAAAAAGTTGCAATTGTGTATTCTGATGTAAAAAGAGAATATTTTAAAACTGAAGAGGAATATGTGTCTGAAGAAGGTGCAGACATCTATGCTAATGATATTGCAAAATATGCCCTAAATATGGGGATTGATGTTGTCTGCCTCCCTTGCGATGAAAGTATTGCTGCTAACTTAAAAAAATACAATCCATCGATGATATTAAATTTAGTAGATAGTGTAAGAGGAGAGTCAACACTTGGGGCCTCAGTTATTGGACTATATGAGATTCTAAATATTCCGTATACTGGTTCTGGCACTCTTGGTTGGTCAATTGGTACAAACAAATATTTAATGTATAAACTGCTTGAGTCTGGTGGTGTACCAGTACCAAATCATCAACTTTTTACTTCTCATACAGAAAGTATAGATCACAATTTGAGATACCCTTTGTTTCCAAAATTAAATCACGAACATAGTAGTATTGGTGTTGACGAGGATAGTATTTGCAGGAATGAGAAACAATTAAGAAACAAACTAAAATATTTAATTGATAAATTTAGGCAACCAATTTTAGTTGACGAGTTTATAGCTGGAATTGAAGTTACTGCATCTGTTCTTGACGGTTCCAATACAAAAGTCTACTGTGTACAAAGAAAAACGAACAACGACACAGAAGGTGATGTTGTTACTTTTAATAAAAAATGGAAAAATTGGAAAACTATTGAGTATATTAAATATGAACAAGACAATTTAAAAGAATATGTTAGAAAAACGTTTGATATTTTAAAAATGTCAGACTATGCAAGAATAGACTTAAGAATTGATGCATCGGGAAGAATTTACGTAATTGACCCTAATTGTAACCCTTTTTTTGGTCCGACCAAAGAAACCCACGCAACATATTCAATAATTCTTGATATGTATGGTGTTGACTTTACCGAAACATTAAAAAGGATATTTATTAACACAATTGATGATGCAAAAAATAACGATCAAACAATCTGA
- the pyrH gene encoding UMP kinase, translating to MKRIKRIMLKLTGELFEKELQNISFERYDFVAKQILKIQEEAKVQIGIVVGGGNIFRGREANTSVDRSEADAVGMLATISNGILLREALVRHGAINARLMTAIDIHQFAEPYIKNKARHHLDENRLVIIAGGLGKPYFSTDSAVAQYANEINCDIIFKASTIDGVYDSDPNKNRNAKKYKSLTYREAINKNLKILDQTAFAMCEESQIPIFVFDVKNLHELPKVIKGDYSIGTLIHK from the coding sequence ATGAAACGAATTAAGCGAATAATGCTCAAGCTTACAGGAGAGCTTTTTGAAAAAGAGTTACAAAATATAAGTTTTGAAAGATATGATTTTGTAGCTAAGCAAATCTTAAAGATTCAAGAAGAAGCTAAGGTTCAGATAGGAATTGTTGTTGGTGGTGGCAATATTTTTAGAGGAAGAGAGGCAAATACATCAGTAGATAGGTCAGAGGCTGATGCAGTTGGAATGCTTGCTACAATCTCAAATGGAATTCTTTTAAGAGAGGCTTTAGTACGTCACGGAGCAATTAATGCACGCCTCATGACAGCAATTGACATTCACCAATTCGCAGAACCATATATTAAGAATAAGGCTAGGCATCATTTAGATGAGAACAGGCTTGTGATTATTGCTGGTGGACTTGGAAAACCTTATTTTTCTACAGATTCTGCAGTGGCCCAATACGCAAACGAGATTAATTGTGACATTATTTTTAAAGCAAGCACTATTGACGGAGTTTATGATTCTGATCCAAACAAAAATAGAAATGCAAAAAAGTACAAAAGCCTAACTTATCGTGAAGCCATTAATAAAAATCTAAAAATTTTAGACCAAACCGCTTTTGCTATGTGTGAAGAATCGCAAATACCAATTTTTGTATTTGACGTAAAGAACCTCCATGAACTTCCCAAAGTCATCAAGGGTGATTATTCTATTGGTACACTAATTCATAAATAA
- a CDS encoding class I SAM-dependent methyltransferase, which produces MMLKHFRKNMDYKLLDTGNKRRLEKFGNYIVDRPDPEVMWSKGLSEEEWKKADAVFDGIWRIKNKFPKNWQINYGDLKLNLKLTPFKHTGIFPEQQFEWEIMKKHITNSKSQPNILSLFGYTGVASLVALSSGAKVTHVDGSKPAITWFRENQTTSNLIDKPCRLILDDCQKFVEREVKRGNKYDGIVMDPPVYGHGPNGEVWNFTKDFPKLLDNVTKILTDNPLFLIINAYAVSTSPVTIENMLREKLAKFKGLISSGELFLEEESLNRKLTTGIWVAWQK; this is translated from the coding sequence ATGATGCTCAAACATTTTAGAAAAAATATGGATTATAAATTACTAGATACAGGAAACAAAAGAAGACTTGAAAAATTTGGCAACTACATTGTTGACCGACCTGACCCTGAAGTTATGTGGTCCAAAGGTTTAAGTGAAGAAGAATGGAAAAAGGCAGACGCTGTTTTTGATGGTATATGGAGAATTAAAAATAAATTTCCTAAAAACTGGCAAATCAACTACGGAGATTTAAAATTAAACTTAAAACTTACACCATTTAAACATACAGGTATTTTCCCTGAACAACAATTTGAGTGGGAAATTATGAAAAAACATATTACTAACTCCAAATCACAACCAAACATACTTAGTTTATTTGGTTATACAGGAGTAGCTAGTTTAGTAGCCCTTTCAAGTGGAGCTAAGGTTACACATGTAGATGGATCAAAACCTGCAATTACTTGGTTTAGAGAGAACCAAACAACTTCAAATTTGATTGATAAACCATGCAGACTAATTTTAGATGATTGTCAGAAATTTGTAGAAAGAGAAGTTAAACGAGGTAACAAGTATGACGGTATAGTTATGGATCCACCAGTCTATGGCCATGGTCCAAACGGAGAAGTCTGGAACTTTACAAAGGATTTTCCAAAACTACTAGATAATGTCACAAAGATTTTAACTGATAATCCACTTTTTCTTATTATCAACGCCTATGCAGTGTCAACTTCTCCTGTAACCATAGAAAATATGTTAAGAGAGAAATTAGCAAAATTTAAAGGTTTAATATCTTCAGGAGAACTGTTTTTAGAGGAAGAATCTTTAAACAGAAAACTAACAACAGGTATTTGGGTAGCATGGCAGAAATGA
- a CDS encoding 50S ribosome-binding GTPase: MADIAAQIEEIEATLRKTPHHKATNGFIGAMRAKIARLKDKEVETTAKSKGSGGGGYAVKKQGDATIVLIGPPSAGKSTLINLLTNAKSKIAAYAFTTVSVIPGMLKFRDGYIQILDVPGLIEGASIGKGRGKEVLSVARGADLLVVMTDPDRLDFFDHLSKELEKAGIRINKKAPDVRIEKEISGGLSIVSNLKQDFNLDDIKGIAYEFGVKNGRISIKEKVTMDQIIDSFSQRIVYKNAIFVVNKSDTHIGHKYEDLIYISADKNIGVNKLKEIIWQNLKLVTIYLVEKTEKPNTNNPVIMKENDTLEDVARGIGSEFLAGTTLAKIWGNGAKFDGQEMPLTTKVVDGMMVRFL; the protein is encoded by the coding sequence ATGGCAGATATCGCAGCACAAATAGAAGAAATTGAGGCAACACTTAGGAAAACTCCACACCATAAGGCAACAAATGGTTTCATAGGGGCCATGAGAGCCAAGATAGCGAGGTTAAAAGACAAAGAGGTAGAAACAACAGCAAAAAGTAAGGGAAGTGGCGGTGGGGGTTATGCAGTTAAAAAACAAGGCGATGCAACAATAGTTTTAATTGGGCCACCATCTGCTGGTAAGTCCACTCTTATCAACTTGTTAACAAATGCAAAAAGTAAAATTGCAGCCTATGCCTTTACAACAGTTTCTGTAATTCCAGGAATGCTTAAATTTCGAGATGGTTATATTCAAATACTTGATGTTCCGGGGTTAATTGAAGGTGCTTCAATTGGAAAAGGTAGAGGTAAGGAAGTTTTGTCAGTTGCTCGAGGTGCTGATCTTTTGGTGGTTATGACAGATCCAGACAGGCTTGATTTTTTTGATCATCTATCAAAAGAGCTTGAAAAGGCAGGGATTAGAATTAACAAAAAAGCACCAGATGTCAGAATTGAAAAAGAAATTTCCGGAGGGTTATCAATAGTTTCAAATTTAAAACAAGATTTTAATTTAGATGACATTAAAGGTATTGCGTATGAATTTGGAGTTAAAAATGGAAGAATTTCTATTAAAGAAAAAGTTACAATGGATCAAATTATAGATAGCTTTTCCCAAAGAATTGTATATAAAAATGCAATATTTGTTGTTAACAAGTCAGATACACATATCGGTCACAAATATGAAGACCTAATTTATATTTCAGCTGATAAAAATATTGGTGTTAATAAACTTAAAGAAATTATTTGGCAAAATTTAAAACTTGTAACTATTTATCTAGTTGAGAAAACAGAGAAACCTAACACAAATAACCCAGTAATTATGAAGGAAAATGATACACTTGAGGATGTAGCTCGTGGGATTGGGTCTGAGTTTTTAGCAGGTACTACATTAGCAAAAATATGGGGCAATGGGGCAAAGTTTGACGGTCAAGAAATGCCTTTAACGACCAAGGTAGTTGATGGAATGATGGTTAGGTTTTTATGA